GCAGCCTGTTTGTTCTCATTATGAAAATCAAACCAACGTAGCCAGATTATCACTCAAACAAAGTCTTCTCAGATTCTTCCCACATCATACACAGGAGTGAAGAGGGTttacaaatacacacactgtGATTAATGTAACACACAAGATCAACATACACAACATGCAGAATGTTAAGACAGTATCCATGCAATTTTCTATTAATTCTTTAGGGATTAAGTGGCACCTCTTACCTTTGTCTTCACTGTGATTTTATTTCAGTAAGAACATGTTTCACTAAAGGTCTAATCCATTAGCTGCTGTGCTTTACTCACGACCCTTCAGGAAAATGTGTACCAGAGCAATACAAGTCGGTCAGCGATGAAAGGCATGAGGAAATGATTCCACTCGAGGCTGTAAGCCAAGAGGCTAGGTACTGATCAGGTtacacaggtcacatgacaggaaatGCAAAGACAGATTATGGCAGGAAGGTTCCTTCTACCTGGTACCTAAGACTAACATGGGGTGTGGTGGCAGTCGAACATCACGCAGTACAATGCAATTTTTATGCTGGGATCTAAATCAGAGATAGAAAAGAGGTTTTGAAAGTAAAACCTCTGAGTAACCTCTGAGTAAAGGTTATTTGAAGATAATGGTGCAGGTTGTGTAAATGTATAGTACGGAATCAGCAGAAATATGTTTCAGACTCATATAGAAATGTTGGACTGATCCAGTGGTGTAGGGATGGGGGGGTCATATACCacctaatatttaatttggatttaccccccccccacaataaaCATTACTGGGCATTTACATTATGATGTTGTGCGTCTCCTATTCTTCCCTTTACAATATCGTTGGTCTGATCCAACTTAACCAGTTAAGTTGCGTGTGCAATACAAACTAATACAATGAGATACACTGATCCATGTGCCGTTTCCAGGACATTGCACCCGGACACTTTTTCTTTCATTCTGAAGTTAACCAATGTTGCATCATACAAAAAGCGTTTGAGAGACTTAAAATATGCTCAGATTTTTACCTTCTACACATTTTACATTAGATGTGAAGAATCAAATTTTTAACATAGGTGCTTCTGCCAAATAACATATTTCCCCTCTAAGCTTGAGATGGTATCAGGTCACCTTTGCACAAGTCAACAAGTCATGCTTTATAGTACAGATGTTGTCAACTTTTAGTGAAAAATTCACTGGCCCAGTGTCATGAATGGttggaaaaacataaaaatgttactGTGTTGTTGATTTTAACATTCACAGTTACAATTCTTAACAAAGGGCTTGTTTTAAGTTGTAAATCTTCCATCACAATCTGAAGTTTAATGGCAATAAACCACAAGTTAGGGCAATTTATGCAATAATGCCTATATTGTACACACTTATTGGCTACAGGAAAAttgctgaagtacaaatcatgaacaaattatgaacaaatgaCTGCTATTTAACTTGTGTAATTCATGACTTGAGCCTTCAGAAGTTCACCAAGgcttacagaattaacagaaatAGCAGCAAATAAGTAactacttgagataaaacatgcataataattcattaatgatgtattaacatgagatcagtatgcaactaagacttagtttgtagTTAGTTGATTGATAAGTAATGGCATAATGCTATttgatttgtgccccgtcaagtaaagtgttaccttcaATTGATTACACTGAGTATGCTGGAAATAAAACTAACCATGATATCAATACAATTAGAGCCTCAGTTGTGTGTGATCTGTTGTATTACTCCAAGTCACCCAGATGCAATGATATTGGCTAAATAAATTGATTTGTAAGTTAACAAAACAGTGGTATGTCTATGTTATCctattgtcattgtcatgaTCTGCCTCCATGTGATTTGTCCtgttcctgtttggccagcagatgtcgctgCTGGCCATCTTGTGTCCTCTTGTTCGCATTCACCCCAGCTGTTTCTCATTCCTTGCAAGTAATCAATTGTAATCTTAATCTTAAGATTCTGAACTCTCTATGCCCAGTGTTGTCCAAATTGCTATGCATTTCACAGCCACAAGCTTCACCATAGTTACAAGACTGTGCAAAAATCTCAGGCAGCCAAAGGAAACtgtgtttaaagctatttatcttgACAGTAATTGCATatttattcagaaaaaaatcaaataaattaaagaTTAAACAGATATACCATAATACAATAAAAGCATAAGGAATCCTTGTGTTCTCCAAAATGTTACGGAAAGCCATTAAATCCATTGACTGCTGGAATAACTAATCCCTGCTATTTATCCCTGCAAATTGCTGCTAGCTCAGAATACGCCCTCAGTCCAGGAGCCTGATCGCTCTCCTCAGCCCCCAGTCAACCAGGAAAAAGGTAAATATGGCCATATTGGAAAGAACAAAACAGACCAGAATCATTTCTGGTGTGAAAGAACCACAAGTATGATTCAGcacaaaaaggaaaagaaacagCAGTGACACTATGACCAGATTCCTCAGGATCCAGTGAATCTCTCCATGACCTTTCTTCTCTCCTGGGGATCCCTGTGGACTGCTCTCCAAGTTTAGTTTCATTCTCCCAACCTTCCACTTCATCTCCCCCTGCAGCCTTTCTGTCTTTATCTTATTTTCGGTTTTGATTCTTTTAATCTCTCTGCTCATCTGTATCATTAACATCTGCATCTCCTCATTCTTCAGCCTCTGtactctctctatctctctgctGCACGCTTCCTTTATAGCAGCTATTTCATGGTTCTTTTCCTCAGTCTGTCTCTCATATTCATTGTGTATCTTGGTTTTTAATGTGGACTGAAGTCTGCTAAACAGTTCAGGCAGCAGTATTTTCATCACGTGTCTTTCTGCTTCAGCCTGAGCCTTCCCCTCATAGTTCTCTCTGATCTCTTCAATCTCTTCTCTGTGTTCCTCCTCCCGCTCACATTTTTCTTTCTCTGCTTCCTCCTTGAGTCTTTTAACCTCGTTTTGCGTAACGTTCCTCATTTCCACCTCTTTGTTTAGTTTTTCTTCaagttcttttttcttttcttcatcCCTCTCTTCCTTCAGCTCTTCCTCCAATTCAACTATCCTCTCCTCCAGGACTATAATCTTTTCTTTCTGTACCTGAATCACGACCTCCTTCTCCCTCAGAGTCTCTTGCAGCTCCTTCTCAAACTTCTCCTTCGCTTCCAGTTCTTCTCTCAGTTTTCTCTCAGCTCTTTCCCTCTGGAGCTTTTGTTCCACCTCTTGAATCTGAGACATCACCTCCATATGCATTTCACTGCTGTAGAAGCTCCATTGGTTTTCTTCAACCATCTTCTCTATGGTCTCCAGCAACTTGGGGATCTGATAGCCTTCAGGTCTGTTACTGGTGTTGAGGATATGATACCTGTTACCACATCTGGTAATTATTCTCTGGAGGTCTGGGCAGCCAGTATGCACAAAGCCTCCAGTGATGCTCTCTTTCAGTTCACTGGCATGAGTCAGAAGGACGATGGTGTGTGGAAAGCAGTCATCTCCAAGTATCTCCCTCATCTTCTCTAATATTGTTGCCTGCACCTCTCCATACTCGTGCATCTCTGTGACCAAGAGAAAAGCATGGGGTCCTGGAGCTGACAATTCCATGCAGTGTTTGACGTCCTGCCACAGCTCAAACTGGGACACCGTAGAGCTAAACCAGTCTGGAGTATTCACCACCACCACCCGTCTCCCGGCAATGGTCCCGTGTTTCCTCTGGCTGCTCATCTGGACCTTTGTCGGTGAGGGCGTCCCAGACACAAACACCTCTCTGCCCAGGATGCCATTTGCTATTAAGCTTTTCTCAGCTGTACTTCTCCCCAGAACCACCAGCCGGCGCTCAGGGACACTGGCTGCAACAGGAAATGAGGAGGAATCAAAGACCGTAACCGGGTGGGGATTGGCCTGCTCCTTCTGTGGGACAATGGGCCCCATAAGCAGTCCTAAGACATATGAAGGATCTGAGTAAAACTTTGTAGATAAAGACAttaaaattaaagtttaaaTTCAATAAACATCTTTTTTTGTAACTGAGGCGAAACATACAACgttgttgttttattaagaATGCAGTCAAATTGTATTAGCAGTATTTGACTGTATGTAATCCAGAATGTCTTTACTTACCAAATCTTAAAAGAAAGTCCAGACTTTTACATTTTCTTAATAGGCTTTTAGGTGCCACACTGATTGTACTCTGTGTCTCACTCTCCAGGTTCCTGAACTCCTTCTCCTGCTTTATCTGATCCTTAACCCCTAGAATGGTGCACCAGGAAAATATGTAGTTTTCAAAATTCAGTTAAATAATTGCAAATTCTGACCAGATAATTAACTAGCTAGACGTCTTCTCTAACAAACATGTGCAGCCTAATGTCTGTTATCATCTATACTGAGAAAGCACAGAATTTGTATTCAGAAAGAATTCAGGCCTCTTcactttttttacattttgttatGTTGCAGCgatatgttgatatttttttttacaaaaatttaACTAATCTATGATTGTAATGTGAATAAATGGTGATATAATTTGATTATGCAAGCAGAGTATCTTTACTTACCTAATGTATAAATATCCAGACTCTGACATTTTCTGAATGGGCTTTTCTGTGCTTCCAAACTTTTACTCTGTGTTTT
The Paramormyrops kingsleyae isolate MSU_618 chromosome 4, PKINGS_0.4, whole genome shotgun sequence genome window above contains:
- the LOC140588816 gene encoding uncharacterized protein, which produces MESQEYAARFVDQHRAELIERVRAADAIGRGLLAYGLVRNRLTMPLRGSSQNKMKNIYQDLDFRGAHAKEAFYKLLKEHEPQLLQELETENVCGEIQGHREEQQYLKEEREKERRELEVWRAARETEEMELHQMRCELQREREEVEKMREEVEKMRDMMEKEKEFMTRKDKTQSKSLEAQKSPFRKCQSLDIYTLGVKDQIKQEKEFRNLESETQSTISVAPKSLLRKCKSLDFLLRFASVPERRLVVLGRSTAEKSLIANGILGREVFVSGTPSPTKVQMSSQRKHGTIAGRRVVVVNTPDWFSSTVSQFELWQDVKHCMELSAPGPHAFLLVTEMHEYGEVQATILEKMREILGDDCFPHTIVLLTHASELKESITGGFVHTGCPDLQRIITRCGNRYHILNTSNRPEGYQIPKLLETIEKMVEENQWSFYSSEMHMEVMSQIQEVEQKLQRERAERKLREELEAKEKFEKELQETLREKEVVIQVQKEKIIVLEERIVELEEELKEERDEEKKKELEEKLNKEVEMRNVTQNEVKRLKEEAEKEKCEREEEHREEIEEIRENYEGKAQAEAERHVMKILLPELFSRLQSTLKTKIHNEYERQTEEKNHEIAAIKEACSREIERVQRLKNEEMQMLMIQMSREIKRIKTENKIKTERLQGEMKWKVGRMKLNLESSPQGSPGEKKGHGEIHWILRNLVIVSLLFLFLFVLNHTCGSFTPEMILVCFVLSNMAIFTFFLVDWGLRRAIRLLD